DNA sequence from the Liolophura sinensis isolate JHLJ2023 chromosome 1, CUHK_Ljap_v2, whole genome shotgun sequence genome:
TGGTTTCTAAGCCCATGTAGATACATCCCCTGATTCCGTGTTTCTTTTTGATGCTAACCCAAAAAGGTTTATTTCGTAGGAcgatgagttttttttttaaagtgttcaGGTAAACATACGTGCCGATACTATGGAACAGTATATAAGCTGATTGAAACAGGAGTTGGGTCTAAGATCAGTCTCAGAGTATGAAGAAAGATGAGAGCGTACACTATGGTAGGATGTATCTGACAATTAAAGCAGAaccgaatttcttctaagataACGGCGGTTTTGTTATAGTGACTTGCCTTCGTGCAAATCATTATACAACCAACAGCGTTCAGTTTACAGCCTTGGTGTTCTTTATCCTCGAGACGAGCGGTATGTTAGTTGATAGTTTATCAACGTAGCGTCTATAATTATGCAGTGCGTACACGAAAATAGCCTTTCCATTCTGTATGTGTAACAAATCAACTGGTGTACAGTTCTCATTACCTGCTAAACACAAAACAGCTGTTTATTAGTCAACAAACCCAGAGATAGGTCGAGATCTTCTGCGTCTTGTTAGGGATCATTGGCAGCTCCATGTAACCTTAGCAAATAAAGTCTTTGATGAAACCAGGCCTTTAGACACGGGCCCTGACAAAGCTCATCACATGGCATCACTGACATCGCACATGATGGATATGGTGGCACGACATGGACTAAGCACCACCTATCCGTTTTGTGTAACGGCGAAAACGTTTTCATCGCCAGCTTTACTTGAGGAGACTGCCACAATATTCGCCCGTTGCCTTTTCCGAAGTTGCACTGGTTCGTTTTTTATGTATATCctcgtggggcctccgtggctcagttggttagcgcgctaacgcagcgtaatgacccaggagtctctcaccaatgcggtctctttgagttcaagtccagctcattttggcttcctctccggccgtaagtgggaaggatggtcctgcggatggtcgtgggtttcccccgggctctgcccggtttccacccaccataatgctggtcgccgtcgtataagtgaaatattcttgagtacggcgtaagacaccaatcaaataaataaataaatagctccAAGCTATTCGGCATGCAGGTATACTCCATTCCACCAAGCGGAAGTTACAAAGATACAAAGTTCAGGCGAGGTAAACTTTATCGTTGTTTATTTTCACCGTACAAGCAGCACACATTGCACAGGGACTGGAGTGTTAGGGAACATTGTTTATTTCCACCATTCAAGCCGCACACACTGCACAGGGGCTGGAGTGTTAGGGAACCTTGTTTATTTCCACCGTACCAGCAGTACACATTGAACAGGGACAGGAGTGTTAAGgaatattgtttatttccacTGTACAAGCAGAACACATTGTACAGGGACTGGAGTGTTAGGGAACATTGTTTATTTCCACCGTACCAGCAGCACACATTGCAAAGGGACTGGAGTTTTAGGGAACACTGTTTATTTCCACCGTAAAAGCAGTACACATTGACAAAAGCACAGAAGTGTTAGGGAGCATTGATTATTTCCACAGACTGTACAAGCAGCACACACTGCACAGGGACTGGAGTGTTAGGGAACATTGTTTATTGCTACCGTACAAGCAGTGCCCATTGCACAGGGACGTGTGTTCGGGAACATTGATTATTTCCACCGTAAAAGCGGTACACATTGACAAAAGCACAGAAGTGTTAGGGAGCATTGATtatttacactgtacaagcagCACACACTGCACAGGGACTGGAGTGTGAGAGAACATTGTTTATTCCCACCGTACAAGCAGCACACATTGCACAGGGACTGGAGTTTTAGGGAACACTGTTCATTTCCACCGTACAAGTAGCCCACATCGAAAAGGGACAGGAGTGTTAGGGAAAATAGATTATTTCCACCGTAAAAGCAGTACACATTGACAAAAGCACAGGAGTGTTGGGGAACATTGCTTATTTCCACCGTACAAGCAGCACGCATTGAAAAGGGACTGGAGTGTTAGGGGACATTGTTTATTTCCACCGTATAAGCAGTACATATTGGACAAGTTGAGAAGTGTTAGGGAACATTGTTTATTTCCACCGTACAAGCAGCACACACTGAAAAGGGACAGGAGTGTTAGCGAACATAGATTATTTCCACCGTACAAGCAGCACACACTGAAAAGGGACAGGAGTGTTAGGGAACATAGATTATTTCCACCGTAAAAGCAGTACACATTGACAAAAGCACAGGAGTGTTAGGGAACATTGTTTATTTCCACTGTACAAGCAGCACACATTGAAAAGGGACTGGAGTGTTAGGGAACATTGTTTATTTCCACCGTACAAGTAGCACACACTGAACAGGGACAGGAGTGTTAGGAACATTGTTTATTTCCACCATACCAGCAGTGCATATTGAAAActctatttaaaaataataccaGTTTGtgcaagtttatgttttgtctcAGTACTTTTTAAGTTAAAAGATATACAAAAAATCACTTTTAttgcaaatttctgacttcttaCCAAACGAATTTCTGAAGGGGTCTTAGTTTGGGTTTCAGATGGAATGTTTCATAATTCATAAATATGCTAGCTTATTTCTTTGCCGGATCATCCGCTCTGCATAAGAATGGTCTTGCCAATGTATATTGGTCAAACAggtaattttttaacaaaaaagatGAGTTCTGCATGGCTACCATACATTGGAGTCAAATCCTTTTTGATACATATTGGTATGGAAAGGAGAATCATTTAATAAAGATAGCAATACCCTGAATCTTAGTTTGTAATGGGAACGTCGAATTTAATTGTACACGAATGtttatgaaatttatatttatttatttatttatttgtttgtttgtttatttgattgttggtttacgccgtactgaagaatgtttcacttcttttggtgggaggaaaccgggcagggccccggggaaacccacgaccatccgcaggttaagtTTATTTAGGTTAGAGTATACTACAAAGCTGATGGTAAAGACATCTCTCATGATGACACGTTTTGACATGTAGGTCTAAAAAGCTGAAAGAGGGTGGAGTTAAACTATTGGAAAAATCCCAGTCTCCGATGAATGTAGCTTGTGATAAAATTCCCGGTTTCTAACCCAGGGACGTcgttctgaaataaaaaaaatataccaaacTGATGTAAGTGATACACAAATAGTTACTTCATGCAATCATTAAATCGGACAACCCACCAACTTATCATCTGTTTTCATCCCCAAGAGAAAGTATTCTCTCATGAATTACAAAAACCCTGTCCAATAAAGTCCCACTACAAAGGTTACCGAACAATTGTAACAGGCGCTTTGTTAGATAACGCGAGGAGCAGTGATTCTCTTGATGGCTCATGACCATGTTTCTTCACCTCAGAAACCGTCCAAGTTCAAACGTCTAGTATagctaaatatttattttcttaactgATTCTTCCTAAAAcccatacccaagaatttttcactaacgCGATGgcattttatgggtggaggaaacaggataGCCCAGGTTGAACCACCTCTgtcaagtcactgacgaacttttccccATGTGACTTGCTGAtattggtggaacacaagtgattgactttagactgcacaaacggcTACTCTAGGGTTGATCACTTATTGTAACCAAAGGTCCAGAGGGAGCTTGATGGCATGGGGGGAATATACGAATTCCTTGTCCATGACTGGTTGTAGGGCGTAAAAATCAAGCAATTAAATGAATGTTGTATATCGAGAACATTACTGTTATTTATGTACCATGAAAACAGTATTCTAAGCAATTCTTAAATGctgcatgtattaaaatatttctgtccagGGATAAATTTAAGACAATATAAACATTGACATGGAAGGATGAAAAGCCTAATCGGTTAACATCACGACATGACATTAATGATGTCACAAATCTTCCAGGAACACTTTCGACTTACAATTTCCGCCTTGTCACAGTAACTGGGTACATTGAACACACTCGGATCTTTTATCCCGGGGACAATATTCACATAGCCCATGCTGGCCAGGAATGGAACTGCAAGATACAACGCCAAAACTTCCTTTCAAGAGTTGGTTCAGACACAATACTGTACGTGGGAATGACGAAGGGGACTGGGCAGCGTGGAGAAATGTATTCGCACCTCCTTCTCTTACTACAGTTAACAGTATCTTCTGAAAGCAAACACTTGTTCAACTGTTTGCGTTAGGAATTCGATGCTCCTGTATGGTGTTGACTTCAATACGCCTCCATATACCGCTGAATTTTAAAAAGACTACCTATTTGTGTTTAGAAACTTCAGTTACAAACCATGTATCTGATAGTATTATTACATGGTCAAATAATGAAAACTCTGCAAACCACAAAATAAGcaaacaacacaaaacttgAAATCACAATAGCAAATGTCAGGGTTACACTTAAGAGCTGGAGTCATTCAGACAATGACAGTTGTTATCATCGTTATATCTGCAGAATACAAAGTTCAAAGAGTGCTCCGTATAATACTCACTTAGACTTTCTTTCTTTGTCATTGATTATTGGAAATAGTATGATTGAAAATAGTatgattgaaaataaaataaatcaggtGTGGTTTAGTGATTGAGCAGACTGATGCATGTATGATGAGACCATAATTCCAAAAATAAAGCACAATTATTATTGAACCATTGATTATTGCTTATTGAGTCAAGGAATAGGACGATTTGTTTGTATATCCGTATTGCGGCATCGTTGGCCGAGTCCTGAAACCATCCATGCACAGTGGCAGGATATTGTCTTAACGGTTGACTGAAGAACTGCCTTTGTTAGCATGATTAGGCACTATCTATGTCACTATATGTAGTGGTAACGTACCGTTATTGGCTGCCCCGTACATCAACTCTCCAACAGGCAGACAGTCTTGTGCAGTCATCGACGTCACAGCGGTAATCTGCATGTCAGGTACGTCAATCTCATAGGCTATCACCTTAAGGGAGTTGTTTCCTGCCCCCAGATGAAATCGGCTGGTCTCACGGGCTGTGTCTAGTGGAGGAAATAACAACGTAATGTAGAACATAATATCTGTCAGCATGTTATATACTTTGATAGAGTCCTCCATGGGCACAAACTACGGTTGTCGGAGCGTGTCATCATGTCTCTGCGAATTCTCATCAGCCAGATCTCAGTTTTTGACAATCGAAGTTTATGTACTAACAGCCTAACTGTTAGTGATCATGGACGAAAAGAGAGATGAGAAGTGATGTACACTTCGTTAGCCGGCGTGGATAAACATTTGATTGGGTGTTGCCAGACATAGATAAAGCTCTAAGCGTTTGTAGTGAAAGTTTCATGCTCATTACTTTTCAACTGATCGCTTGGCCTAACAGTTAGAGCGTCGACCTCGAAGTGGGGAAACCTAGAATCAAACTCgagtcaggtcataccaaagagttTTTTCGTGTTcatgcctcgcttggcacttaGCATTGGGAGTTTTGAGCAAAGATACATGACTGGTTGGACCAGTGTCAGATGTGACTGGGTAAAGCACCAGTGCCTGTTCTGTTCAAAGAAGGCCTGCATGTATGCAAGCTCAATTTTAGTGTTTaactattttaactatttcatGTTATTCGCTCGAACCACcttgatggatttatttatttatttgattggtgttttacatcgtacaagaatatttcacttatactacggcggccagcaatatggtgggaggaaactgggcaaacccggggaaaacccacgaccatccgcagtttgctgtcagaccttcccacccacTTTGATGGAGATGAATGATTTAACTAAATAAGATCGAGGGAGAATTGTGACCCTAAAATGGAAAACTTCGTGTCGTATGAAATGAATGGTGCTGAAGTTCGTTTGCCTGtggtgtatacaggtatatgcacGTAAACCTAAAACTTTCATCTTTCAAATCTttgaaacctgcagatggtcgtgggtttcccccgggttgtgcccagtttccacccaccataatgctggccgccgtcgtataagtgaaatattcttgagtacggcttaaaacaccaatcaaataaataaataaatcaaatccttTAATTCTGGATGCTCGGCTGGTAAGAACAGCTGATCCATATGTTTAGGCTGTTGGGAAACAAgggcatgtatgtatgttgtagGCCTCAGCATTGTACCGCTTTGTAAAACTGGCACAAAAATTAACCTGTGCTACGGCAGACATTCTGTATTACGATCAGGTTAGTACTCAAACGCCATGATAGTTTTGCGTTATGACCTTGTAATACTGGCTTCTCAAATTCTTAACAGAAATCTTCAAGTAACATCTTTATAACTGTACCCATGGTTTTCAGTTGCTTTTATGTTTTGTCGTAGAGGGTTTTTCGAGGATGgtgaggggggtgggggagatACACAGATCTGTATCGCAAGAAGCCAATGTTATGTGTTCATAGATTCGGCAATGAAATGTTTGTAAAAGGCTTCAGGGTTTCCAACAAAGTAAAGCGCAGTAGGGCAAGGTAAACAAGTTAAACTATAATTATCATTACGACATAacttttgcccggtttccttccactataatgctggccgccatcgaataagtgaaatattctgaaaaacaccgatcgaataaataaataaaccttactTTCACTTATGTGTTACCGAAAATGCATGCATGCGTTCTTGACTTACTACCAAAAGATTCTAAACTTTTCAGCTGATATCTTTTCTACATGCTCACTATATGCATGCACATGGACACCACCACGTGGTGTAGACCTATATCTTACCAGGGACACATCGACTAAGAGGAGGAGCTGGCTGGACGGCACGACAATACTTGGCCTCTTCTTTAATCGTGTACATCACATTCTGCAAACATAAACAATGTCTTCATTTAGTGACGATGTACGAGTCTTAGATGACTTGACTTTTGCTACATCAATTACGTATTGAGCTGAG
Encoded proteins:
- the LOC135470677 gene encoding ependymin-related protein 1-like, translating into MLLSTVLVLAVSCVAVHSFKCCVPDQWEGVLGLTEGLVQNGQPAFVQGYVALSYDYTNKRVAEYVNLTTQGVPTLQKIIIDYNKNVMYTIKEEAKYCRAVQPAPPLSRCVPDTARETSRFHLGAGNNSLKVIAYEIDVPDMQITAVTSMTAQDCLPVGELMYGAANNVPFLASMGYVNIVPGIKDPSVFNVPSYCDKAEINDVPGLETGNFITSYIHRRLGFFQ